The following are encoded in a window of Thiohalophilus sp. genomic DNA:
- a CDS encoding NADH-quinone oxidoreductase subunit M, with translation MFSDWPLLSLVIWTPILGGLLVLTTGSDKQAPLARLTALFWSVVTFLISIPLYTEFETGTAAMQFTERHEWIGSWGIFYHLGVDGMSMPLILLTTFMTVLVVIAGWEVIKERVAQYMAAFLIMEGLMNGVFAALDGALFYVFWEALLIPMFIIIGVWGGPNRIYATIKFFLYTFFGSVFMLVALLYLYFQSGSFAILDFHQQPLGMTPQLLIFLAFLIAFAVKVPMWPVHTWLPDAHVEAPTGGSVILAAIMLKLGAYGFLRFSLPITPDASQELAWLMITLSLIAVVYIGFVALVQQDMKKLIAYSSISHMGFVTLGFFIAWQIYANTGSYEGAAMGLSGGIVQMISHGFISGAMFLCVGVLYDRLHSREINDYGGVVNTMPVFAAFMVLFAMANAGLPGTSGFVGEFMVILSSFKANFWYAFLAALTLILGAAYTLWMVKRVIFGAVANDKVAALQDIGRREFLILAILAVAVLLLGIWPAPLLEVMDASVENLLLHMTQSKVIQ, from the coding sequence ATGTTTTCTGACTGGCCATTGTTAAGCCTCGTGATCTGGACGCCCATTCTGGGCGGTCTGCTGGTGTTGACCACGGGCAGTGACAAGCAGGCGCCGTTGGCCCGGCTGACCGCGCTGTTCTGGTCGGTTGTCACCTTCCTGATTTCGATCCCGCTGTATACCGAATTCGAAACGGGTACCGCGGCCATGCAGTTCACCGAACGGCATGAATGGATCGGCTCCTGGGGGATTTTCTATCACCTGGGGGTGGACGGGATGTCCATGCCGTTGATCCTGCTGACTACTTTCATGACCGTGCTGGTGGTGATCGCCGGCTGGGAAGTGATCAAGGAACGTGTGGCCCAGTACATGGCGGCCTTCCTGATTATGGAAGGGCTGATGAACGGGGTGTTCGCCGCGCTCGATGGCGCACTGTTTTATGTGTTCTGGGAAGCGTTGCTGATCCCGATGTTTATTATTATCGGCGTCTGGGGCGGACCCAACCGGATCTATGCCACTATCAAGTTCTTTTTGTATACCTTCTTCGGTTCGGTATTCATGCTGGTGGCCCTGCTGTATCTCTATTTCCAGAGCGGCAGTTTTGCGATTCTCGATTTCCACCAGCAGCCGCTGGGCATGACACCGCAGTTGCTGATCTTCCTGGCGTTTTTGATCGCCTTCGCGGTCAAGGTGCCCATGTGGCCGGTGCATACCTGGTTGCCGGATGCCCATGTGGAAGCACCCACCGGGGGTTCGGTGATCCTGGCCGCGATCATGTTGAAGCTCGGCGCCTATGGCTTTTTGCGCTTCTCACTGCCGATCACACCCGACGCCAGTCAGGAACTGGCCTGGCTGATGATTACGCTGTCATTAATTGCGGTGGTCTACATCGGCTTCGTGGCGCTGGTCCAGCAGGACATGAAGAAACTGATCGCCTATTCGTCCATCTCGCATATGGGGTTTGTCACCCTGGGCTTTTTCATCGCCTGGCAGATTTACGCCAACACCGGCAGCTACGAAGGGGCGGCCATGGGGCTCTCCGGCGGGATCGTGCAGATGATTTCCCACGGCTTCATCTCCGGTGCCATGTTCCTGTGTGTCGGGGTCCTCTATGATCGACTCCACTCGCGCGAGATCAATGATTATGGCGGGGTGGTGAATACCATGCCGGTGTTTGCCGCTTTCATGGTGCTGTTCGCCATGGCCAATGCCGGTCTGCCGGGCACCTCCGGTTTTGTCGGCGAGTTCATGGTGATCCTGAGCAGCTTCAAGGCCAATTTCTGGTATGCCTTCCTGGCGGCACTGACCCTGATTCTGGGCGCGGCCTATACCCTGTGGATGGTCAAGCGGGTTATTTTTGGCGCGGTCGCCAACGACAAGGTTGCAGCGTTGCAGGATATCGGCCGGCGTGAATTTTTGATCCTGGCCATCCTGGCCGTGGCGGTGCTGCTGCTCGGAATCTGGCCGGCGCCGTTGCTGGAAGTGATGGATGCCAGCGTGGAAAACCTGTTACTGCATATGACCCAGTCCAAGGTCATACAATAG
- the nuoN gene encoding NADH-quinone oxidoreductase subunit NuoN translates to MNFTMPNIAPALPEIFILSMACLILVVDLFLQDRQRVITYLLTQLTLVVGFVLVVMDFSQGRVLTFSDTFVRDPMADILKACIFIAGAVTFTYSRDYLQQRQIYKGEFFVLGLFAILGMMILTSAHNFLTIYLGLELLSLSLYAMVAMQRDSVTASEAAMKYFILGAIASGMLLYGISMIYGVTGTLDLAEVAQQIPGSEKPLLLSFGLVFLIVGIAFKLGAVPFHMWVPDVYHGSATATTLFIGSAPKIAAFAMLMRLLVDGLGGLHAQWQDILIILAVLSMGVGNIVAIAQSNIKRMLAYSTISHVGFLLLGVLTGTAEGYAAAMFYTLSYVLMTLGGFGMVILLSRKGFEADKLDDFRGLNQRSPWFALMMLIVMFSMAGLPPFIGFWAKLSVLKEIVAADMVWLAVVAVIFSIIGAFYYLRVIRLMYFDKPQDTARLEMPLDMRLLLSANGLSVLLIGVFPGSLMALCLAALSGA, encoded by the coding sequence ATGAATTTTACCATGCCCAATATTGCTCCGGCGCTGCCTGAGATATTCATTCTCTCGATGGCCTGTCTGATCCTGGTCGTTGATCTGTTTTTGCAGGATCGACAACGGGTTATCACTTATCTGTTGACCCAGCTGACACTGGTTGTGGGGTTTGTTCTGGTGGTGATGGATTTCAGCCAGGGCAGGGTGCTGACCTTCAGCGATACCTTCGTGCGCGATCCCATGGCGGATATTCTCAAGGCCTGTATTTTCATCGCCGGGGCCGTGACCTTTACCTACTCCCGTGATTACCTGCAACAGCGCCAGATATATAAAGGAGAGTTCTTTGTTCTGGGGCTGTTCGCCATTCTGGGGATGATGATCCTCACCTCGGCGCACAACTTTTTAACCATCTACCTGGGACTTGAACTGCTCTCCCTGTCGCTGTATGCCATGGTGGCCATGCAGCGTGATTCGGTCACCGCCTCCGAGGCGGCGATGAAATATTTTATTCTCGGTGCCATCGCCTCGGGAATGCTGCTGTACGGCATCTCCATGATCTACGGCGTCACCGGGACCCTGGATCTGGCCGAAGTGGCGCAACAGATCCCCGGCAGCGAGAAGCCGCTGTTGCTGAGCTTCGGCCTGGTTTTCCTGATTGTCGGCATCGCCTTCAAGCTTGGCGCGGTCCCGTTTCACATGTGGGTACCGGATGTGTACCACGGTTCGGCCACGGCCACGACCCTGTTTATCGGTAGCGCCCCCAAGATTGCCGCCTTTGCCATGTTGATGCGGCTGCTGGTGGACGGCCTGGGCGGTCTGCATGCCCAGTGGCAGGATATCCTCATCATTCTGGCGGTGCTCTCCATGGGCGTGGGCAACATCGTGGCCATCGCCCAGAGCAATATCAAGCGCATGCTGGCCTATTCGACCATCTCGCACGTCGGTTTTTTGCTGCTGGGGGTGTTGACCGGGACCGCCGAAGGCTATGCCGCGGCCATGTTCTATACCCTCAGTTACGTGCTGATGACCCTGGGCGGGTTCGGCATGGTTATCCTGCTGAGTCGGAAGGGCTTTGAGGCCGACAAGCTGGACGACTTCAGGGGTCTGAATCAACGCAGTCCCTGGTTTGCTTTGATGATGCTGATCGTGATGTTCTCCATGGCCGGGCTGCCGCCCTTTATCGGCTTCTGGGCCAAACTGTCGGTTCTCAAGGAGATCGTGGCCGCCGATATGGTCTGGCTGGCGGTCGTCGCGGTGATTTTCTCGATCATCGGAGCCTTCTACTATCTGCGGGTGATTCGCCTGATGTACTTTGACAAGCCGCAGGATACGGCGCGCCTGGAAATGCCGCTGGACATGCGCCTGTTGCTTAGTGCCAATGGCCTGTCGGTGCTGCTGATCGGGGTCTTCCCGGGCTCGCTGATGGCCCTTTGCCTCGCCGCGCTGTCCGGGGCATAA
- the nuoL gene encoding NADH-quinone oxidoreductase subunit L, with amino-acid sequence MESVYLWTVLAPLIGAIIAGLFGKKIGRAGAHWVTIIGVAVAFVLSAITFKHMVIDGAEVYNASVYTWMVSEGIRFEIGFLIDNLTAMMMVVVTFVSLMVHIYTVGYMHEDPGYQRFFSYISLFTFSMLMLVMANNFLQLFFGWEAVGLVSYLLIGFWYTRDTAIYANLKAFLVNRVGDFGFLLGIAAVLMYFGSLDYATVFGQVEQVNGQTITLFGDNAWSVITVICILLFIGAMGKSAQVPLHVWLPDSMEGPTPISALIHAATMVTAGIFMVARMSPLFEFSETALTFVLVIGAITALFMGFLGLVQNDIKRVVAYSTLSQLGYMTVALGASAYAAGIFHLMTHAFFKALLFLAAGSVIIAMHHEQDMRKMGGLRKYMPITWITSLVGSLALIGTPLFAGFYSKDSIIEAVAHSQIAGSGFAYFAVLTGVFVTALYSFRMYFLVFHGKERMDEHTREHLHETPPVVTVPLILLAIPSVIIGAFFMGDMIAGDFFREAIFVLPEHDALGEWAAGFHGWWAMALHAFVTWPFWLAAAGVLTAWFLYMKRPEIPGQIQARLQWLHTLLVNKYGFDRFNEIVFAGGGRQIGQKLWRIGDVKLIDGVIVNGSAALVGWFAGRIRHVQTGYLFHYAFAMIIGLVVLLGLFVFLNQ; translated from the coding sequence ATGGAAAGCGTCTATCTCTGGACCGTGCTGGCACCGCTGATCGGGGCAATCATTGCCGGCCTGTTCGGTAAAAAAATCGGTCGCGCCGGCGCCCACTGGGTGACCATCATTGGTGTGGCAGTAGCCTTCGTGTTGTCCGCCATCACGTTCAAACACATGGTGATCGACGGGGCCGAGGTCTACAACGCATCGGTGTATACCTGGATGGTCAGCGAAGGCATTCGCTTCGAGATCGGTTTTTTGATCGATAACCTGACCGCCATGATGATGGTGGTGGTGACGTTCGTCTCCCTGATGGTGCATATCTATACTGTCGGTTACATGCACGAGGACCCCGGTTACCAGCGCTTTTTCAGCTATATCTCCCTGTTTACTTTTTCGATGCTGATGCTGGTCATGGCCAACAACTTCCTGCAACTGTTTTTTGGCTGGGAAGCGGTGGGTCTGGTCTCCTATTTGCTGATCGGTTTCTGGTATACCCGCGATACGGCAATTTACGCCAATCTCAAGGCATTTCTGGTCAACCGGGTGGGGGACTTCGGCTTTTTGCTGGGGATCGCCGCCGTGTTGATGTATTTCGGATCGCTCGATTACGCCACCGTCTTCGGCCAGGTGGAGCAGGTCAATGGCCAGACCATCACCCTGTTCGGTGACAACGCCTGGTCGGTGATCACGGTGATCTGCATCCTGCTGTTCATCGGCGCAATGGGCAAGTCGGCCCAGGTGCCGCTGCATGTCTGGCTGCCCGATTCCATGGAAGGTCCGACCCCTATCTCGGCGTTGATCCATGCCGCGACCATGGTCACCGCCGGCATTTTCATGGTGGCGCGCATGTCGCCGCTGTTCGAATTCTCCGAAACCGCGCTGACTTTTGTATTGGTCATCGGTGCCATTACCGCGCTGTTCATGGGCTTCCTCGGACTGGTACAGAATGACATCAAACGGGTGGTGGCCTATTCGACCCTCTCCCAGCTGGGTTACATGACCGTGGCGCTGGGCGCCTCCGCCTATGCCGCCGGTATTTTTCATCTGATGACCCATGCCTTTTTCAAGGCGCTGCTGTTTCTGGCCGCCGGCTCGGTGATCATCGCCATGCATCACGAGCAGGATATGCGCAAGATGGGCGGGCTGCGCAAATACATGCCGATTACCTGGATTACCTCGCTGGTCGGCTCGCTGGCGCTGATCGGCACCCCCTTGTTTGCCGGCTTTTATTCCAAGGACTCGATCATCGAGGCGGTGGCCCACTCGCAGATTGCCGGGTCCGGCTTTGCCTATTTTGCCGTACTGACCGGGGTGTTCGTGACGGCGCTGTACAGCTTCCGCATGTACTTTCTGGTGTTCCACGGCAAGGAACGCATGGACGAGCACACCCGCGAGCATCTGCATGAAACCCCGCCGGTGGTGACTGTGCCGTTGATTCTGCTGGCGATTCCCTCGGTGATTATCGGTGCCTTTTTCATGGGCGACATGATCGCCGGCGATTTCTTCCGCGAGGCGATTTTCGTCTTGCCCGAACATGATGCACTGGGCGAGTGGGCCGCCGGCTTCCACGGCTGGTGGGCAATGGCCCTGCATGCCTTTGTGACCTGGCCGTTCTGGCTCGCGGCCGCGGGAGTCTTGACCGCCTGGTTCCTGTATATGAAACGCCCGGAGATTCCCGGTCAGATCCAGGCACGTCTGCAATGGCTGCATACCCTCCTGGTGAACAAATACGGTTTCGATCGCTTTAATGAAATCGTGTTTGCCGGGGGCGGGCGTCAAATCGGGCAGAAATTGTGGCGCATCGGTGATGTAAAACTGATCGATGGGGTAATCGTCAACGGGTCGGCCGCGCTGGTGGGCTGGTTCGCCGGGCGCATTCGTCATGTCCAGACCGGTTATCTGTTTCACTACGCCTTTGCCATGATTATCGGGCTGGTTGTGTTGCTCGGACTGTTTGTGTTTCTTAATCAATAA
- a CDS encoding DUF2818 family protein — translation MSSLFIWIFLLVAVLAANLPWLGERFFFFFNPPGNTKRAWMRLLEWLVLYLLVGLTAVGLEQKATGERYAQDWEFYVVTLCLFVVFAIPGFIYRYQLRPILERQRAH, via the coding sequence ATGTCATCACTCTTTATCTGGATTTTTCTGCTGGTTGCCGTGCTCGCGGCCAACCTGCCGTGGCTGGGCGAACGGTTCTTTTTCTTCTTCAACCCGCCGGGCAACACCAAGCGCGCCTGGATGCGCCTGCTCGAGTGGCTGGTGCTCTATCTGCTGGTCGGGCTGACGGCCGTCGGGCTGGAGCAGAAGGCCACCGGGGAGCGTTATGCCCAGGACTGGGAGTTCTACGTCGTCACGCTTTGCCTGTTTGTGGTGTTTGCCATTCCCGGCTTCATCTATCGCTATCAGTTACGCCCGATTCTGGAGCGGCAACGCGCTCACTAG
- the nuoK gene encoding NADH-quinone oxidoreductase subunit NuoK, producing the protein MLALSDFLILGAVMFGLSIAGIFINRKNIIILLMAIELMLLAVNMNFIAFSHFLGDTAGQVFVFFILTVAAAEAAIGLAILVVLFRNKRTINVTELDSMKG; encoded by the coding sequence ATGTTAGCGTTATCCGACTTTTTGATCCTGGGCGCGGTGATGTTTGGCCTGAGTATTGCCGGCATTTTCATCAACCGGAAAAATATCATTATTCTGTTGATGGCGATCGAACTGATGCTGCTGGCGGTGAATATGAATTTTATCGCCTTTTCCCATTTCCTGGGCGATACGGCGGGGCAGGTATTCGTGTTCTTTATTCTGACGGTGGCGGCGGCCGAGGCAGCGATTGGTCTGGCGATTCTCGTGGTGTTGTTCCGTAACAAACGCACGATCAATGTCACCGAACTGGACAGCATGAAAGGCTAG